The DNA segment CTCCCCGGCCTCTTGGTCCACCCGACCGCTCCCGATCTCTTCCAAGGACTCATGGTGGCCGCGGGACAGGGGTCGGTGCTGGAGGCAGGGAGCCTGGCCTGGACCCGCGAGGCGATGGCCGATGCCGCCTCCTTCCTGCTGGCGGCCCGCGAGCGCGCCCGCATGCCCCGCTCCCTGGACACCGCGGCGCGGGAGCGGGTCACCCGTTTCGCCCAGGGGCGCGCCGGGGCCATCGCCCCGGTGCCCCCCCAACTCGCAGCCCACCTGCTTCGGACGTTGTCCACCGAGGGCCTGGTCCTGCTGCCCCCGCCCCGCCCCGAGGGAGCACCCCTGCAGGTCCCTGGCGAGGTGTCCGCTTACCTCGTCTTCCGGCAGGCGCCCTATGCGGGGGACGGGCAGACCCGGCTCGCCATGGAGCTGGCCCGTTTCCTCATCCAGTCCAAGGATGCGTGGGTGAGCGCCCAGTTCCCGGCGGTACCGGCCCTCACCGAGGACCTTGCCATCTGGCGGGACGAGGCGCCGTGGAACGAGGCCGCCGGCCAGGCGCTTCTGGGGTGGGCGGACGCGGCCGCTTACGCCTCCCTGGATCCGGCCGAGGCGACGGTGGAGGCGCAGGTGGAGAGCCAGGTGCTGGCCCCGGCCCTGCAGGAGCTCTGGACGAGCAACGACGCGGCCGCCTGGGCGGAGAAGCTTCGCCGGACCCTGGAAGACCAGGTGCCCGAACCCGGCGGCTGATCCTCACGAGAGGTAGCTCAGCACCTCGTCCATGTCCAGGGCGGGATGGAGGGCCACGTTGAGCCCACCGGCCACCACGTTGGCCAGGCTCTCCACCAGGTCGTCCACCTCGCGGGGCGTCACGATCATGGAGTTGAGGTAGGGCGCCAAGAGGCGCTCAGCCACGCGGCCCGTGGGCTGGCCCATCTGGGAGAGGCCGTCCTCCACCAGGGTGAGCGCCCGGACCACCGTGGGGACGCCCACGGCCAGCACGGGGATGCCCAGCGACTGGGGGGTGATCCCCCGGCGGCGGTTGCCCACGCCGGACCCGGGGTGAATGCCCGTATCGGCGACCTGGATGGTGATCCCCAGCCTCCGGCTCTCCCGGGCGGCCAGCGCGTCGATGCAGATGACCAGCTTCGGATTCAGCCGGTCCACCAGCGCCTGGATGACCTCGCTGGTCTCGATGCCCGTCAGGCCGAGCACGCCGGGGGCGATGGCCGCCACCGGCCGCATGCCCCCCCGCTTCTCGGGCGGCACCATCCGGTGGAGGTGCCGGGTGATGGTGAGCCGGCCCACCACCTTCGGCCCTAGGGAGTCCGGCGTGGCGTTCCAGTTGCCGAGCCCCACCACCAGGGCCTCGTCCTCGGAGCCCACGCCCAGGCCCTGGAAGAAGCGCTGCAGCTCCTGGGCCAGCACCTGGCCGACCTTCTCTTCCGCCTCCACGCTGCGGCTGCGAAGCTCGGGCGCCTCCAGGGTGGAGTAGTGTCCCGGCAGCTTCCCCATCCGGCGGGCGCCCTCCTCGCTCTCGATGAAGACGCGGCTCAGGGTGACGCCGTCCTGCTCCTGGGTGTCCACCGTGACGCCCGGGATCTCGGGCGGCTCCTCCTCCTTCACCAGGACCTGGTGCGCCTCCAGGGCCAGGTCCGACAGGGCCTCCCAGGTCTCCGCCTCCTCGAGCAGGCGACGCAGGGCGTCGTCGGCCACGCTCACGGGACCACCTCCGCGCGCTCCGGCCCAACCGCCCGCTGACCGGACGGGCTGGGCCGGAATCGATGCGATCGTCGCCGTTAGGCTGTCCGTGGCAGGGCCTGCCGATTCCCGGCCTTCAAAGGCCGATCGCCCAGGTGATCTCGCCTTCCCGGTCGATCGCCACGTGGGCGCCCACGCTCAGGCCGATGGGCGTGCGGTAGCGGATGAGGAGCCCGCCCCCTGCCGTCCAGGCAGTGGTGCCCGTCTGCCCGGGCGGCCCCAGGAGTCCTTCCTCCCCGAAGGCCCCCCACTCGGCGAAAGCTCCCACCCGCACCGAGGGACCAAGCTCCCGCAGAACCTCCACCCCGCCCGAAGCGTAGGCCCTCGAAGGCAGCACCGGTGCAGCGATCCGCTGGCCGGTGGCACCCCCGGGCAGGAACCGCCGGTGGAAGGGCGTCGTCGCCGTGGCCCAGCCGCCCTCGGCCTTCAGGGCCAGGAGCCACGTGGCATCGGACGCCATGGGCCGGACCAGGCCCTGCTCTGCCTGCAGCCGGCCGAAGCCGGTACCGCCTCCCCCCAGCGGGTGGGCGTAGAACCCGTCGAGCCCGAGCCGGTATCCCGACGTGGGCCAGGCTGGCGTGTCCAGGCTGCTCCAGGTGAGGCGGGCGAAGGTCGCCCCCTCCTGCCCTTCCCGTAGCGCCTGGGCGGCCCCGCCCACCGTTTCCTCCACCCGCTCGTGGCGCCAGGCCACCCCCAGCCGGGTGCGCACCCGGGAGGTCCACACGGTCTCGGCGGCGCCGGTGGCCTGCCGCACTTCGCTTCGGACCTGGTCGCCCGCCCGGCCTCCCAGCTCGGCCACGACCCCGAGGGTGGCCGCATCCCAGGCCGCGGAGAGCTGGAAGGGAGCGAGCGTCCGCGCCAGCGCCGGAGGGGAGGGCAGCTCGACGCCCAGGTGATAGGAGGCCGGGCTCGTGCCGAAGCCGTAGGATCCCTCCAGGTTGATCCCCCGCCCCGCCAGGTTCTCGTAGCGGAGGCCGAGGCGGTGCTCCAGGGCCAGGGTGGCCGCCGTGACCGAGGCCCACTCCACCGGGTCCCGGTACCAGCCGAAGCCCTCGTGGACCCGCACGACTGCGTTCAGGGCCGTGCCGGAAGCCGCGGGCCCCTCCTCTCCAGCGGGAGGGCTCGCTCCGGCCGAACCGTTCTCTCCGGCCCGGCCATCATCGCCCGCACGCTCCAGGGGCACCGGGGTCACCCGCACCGTCTCGAACGCGCCGAGCTGCATGAGGCGAGCCTGGGTCAACGCCGCCGCCTCGGACTGGAAGGGCTCCCCCGGGCGCAGGGCGATGCGGGAGGCCACGAGCGCCGCATCGGTGCGGGCGGCGCCCAGCACGGTGATCCGCTCGATGGGCAAACCCTCGAGGGTCTCGGCCGGCCCTCCGCCCCGGCCACCCGGTTCGAGGCCGCCCACTTCCTCCCGTCCGGTCACCTCCGCGCCCAGCCCGGCCAGCCGGTCCCTCGCCAGCTCCTGGAAGCGAGCCTCGGCGGCGACGTCGGTGAGCGGCACGGCCAGGGCCCGCCCGTAGGCGTCGATGGCCTCGTGGCGGTCTCCCCGCGTCTCTGCGATGAGGCCCAGCCAGTACCAGGCCTCCACCTGGCGGTAGGGGTCCAGCGCCCGCGGCAGGCGGACCAGCCGGCGGAGGTACGGCTCGGCCGCCTTCCCGTCGCCCTCTCGGAGGTACGACCGCGCCACCAGCAGCAGGGCCGCCTCGCTCTCGGGGAAGTCGGCCAGGACCGGTTCCAGGAGCCCGCGTACCCGCTCCTGCTCCCCCACGCTCTGGAGGAACTCGGCCCGCTGCACCGCCCGCCAGGCCCGCTCCTCGCCCGTCTCCACGGGGACCGCCGGCACGCCGCCCAGCGGCTCGGCGGAGCGGGGCGGCAGCCCCAGCTCCCGGGCCAGGTCGAAGGCGTGAAGCGTTCCCTCGGCGGAGGTACCCGCCTCACTCACCACCCCCGCCCACATGCGGAGCCGGGAGGGGTCGAAGAGGGCGGTGACGATGGTTCCGGCGTTGTCGATCCCTCCCACCAGGGCCCCGCGAGCCTCTGCACCGCCCCGGTCGCGCAGCACGCCCGCGGCCTGGGGCACGTCCAGCCCGCCCCGCCAGCGGGTCAGGAGCTCCCGCAGGCGCCGGTCCCGGGCTTCGGAGGCGAGCCACCCCGCCTGCTGCACCTCGCGCATGAAAGGGGTCTCGTACCGGTTGGTCGCCCAGAGGAGGCCGTCCTCGGGCCGGCGCACCTGGTAGCGGTCCGCCGCCAGCTCGATCACCCGGGCGTCGGGAATCTTGCCGTCGGCCACCAGCACGTCGAGGCCGATGGTACGGGGCGCCCGCACGATCATCTCCACGGCCTGGTCGAGGGTGGAGGCCTGCTCCAGCACCTGGCGCAGGAGGAACATGAAGGCGATGCCGTCCGCGGTCACGTTCTCGGATGTGGCGAAGCTGTAGCTCATGCTCACGCTGATGCCGTGGACGTTCATCCCCTGCATCACGCCCACGTTGGCCGGGTAGGTGACGGTGATGAAAGGATACGCCCCTTCGGGCTCGTAGATGGCCACGAGGCCGTACCGGCCCACGGTCTGCATGGGAAGGTAGTCCAGGTTGCGCCCGTGGAGGAGCCGGCCGTCCGACGTGGCGACCCCGAAGGCGGCGAAGGAGGTGCACCCGTAGACGATGCCCAGCTCCTGGAAGACATTGGGCAGGAGCACGGGCAGAAGGTTCCGCTCCCTCCCCCCGGACGCGGCCGCCACGAAGCCCTCCATCTCCTCCACGAAGGGCTCGGGCGTGTGCCGCAGGAGGCCCGGGGCGATCTTCGTCCGCATGTACGCGTCCTTGAAGGCCCAGACGAGCCGATCCCAGCCCTCGTGGGGCTGCACCGAAGGGTCGAAGAGCGCCCGGAGCTGCTCAGCCTCCTGGGCCAGAAGAAGGTAGTTCTGCGCGCCGATCTGGCGGTGCGTGCCCTTGAAGTGGACCACGGTGAGCCCATCCCGCACCTCGAGCCAGCCCTCGCCCGCGTACCGCCGCTCGCCCCGCACCTCCACGGCGGTGGGAAGCACCTCGGCCGGGTCCGCGGCACCTGGCCTCCCGGGTCCCGCGGCCCATCCGCCCGTTCCCGTGCCGATAACGACCAGCGCCGCGAGCACTCCGGCGATCCACCGGCGCATCGTGGGGCGCACGGCCCTCGCGGCCGAAACGTGTCCGACGCGTCCTCCCCAGTCCCTCACGGCCAAGCCACCTCCCACGCTTTCCTGTATCAAGGCCGCCAGGAAGGCGTCCGCAGCGGCGCGCGCAGGCACGGCGCCCCCTCCCCCGAGCCCACCGTACCCCGTTTCGGGGCGGCACGCACCCGGCGGCCGGGGAGAGGTGGAGCTCCCTGGCCGGGGAGGATGCTGCCTGGCCGGGTGGCCAGGGCGGGGGCAGAGCGTGGCCCGGGCTCGACGAGCCGCCCCGCGTATCAAACGATCTGCCCGGAGACGGCTTCGGCAGCCGCGGCAAGCCATCCTGCGCCGGCGCCCGCAGCGTTGACGATTCCCACCCGTGCCCGTATAATGGCGGCGTTGGGCAGACGCTGCCCCGGCGATGGAGCTCGCCGTTGCCCTCAGGCAAGGTCCCGGGATCCGGGTGATGGCTCCTACCAGCACGGTGGGGGCCTTTTCGTTTGTCCAGGAGCCCCCCGGCAGGTGATGCTCGTGCTTTCGTGGCTGAGACGTCCCTTCGGGCCGCGTCCCTTCGACGTGGTCGATCTCGCCCTCGAGGCGGCGGCCGAGGTGCCGGGATGCGTGATCTGCTCGGCGGCCCGCCGTGCCACCGAGCGCAGCTTCGACGCTCTCCTCTGGGAGCTCGTGAACGACCCGGCGGTCCGCGGGCGGATTCGGGAGGCCCTGGGATTCTGCCCCCGCCACACATGGGAGCTGGTTCGCGTCGAGCGCACGAGGACCCGGAACGTTCTGGGCAAGGCCATCCTCTTCGAGGACATCATCCGGCACGTATCCGTCCTGCTTCGGAACCCGCAGCCCAGGCGGGCCCTGACGACTCGCCCGCCCTGCCCTGCCTGCGTCGATGAGCGCGAGGCAGAGCGGACCTACCTGGAGCGCGTTCTGCAGCTCGCGCAGGAGGGCCTCTCGAGGCACGTCACTCCCCCGACGACCGGATCCCTTTGTTCCCGCCACCTAGCTGCAGCCGCGAAGGGCCAGCTCGCGGATGACCTGGCCGGCTTCATCGACAAGCAGCGGTGGGACGTCGCCACCCCCCTCACCCCTGCCGAGCGGGCGAGCGTGCGGGCGGCTGCCGGATTCCTGGGCGGTGAGTGCGTGGTGCTGGACGTGGAAGCAGCGGGCCCGTGACCGGAGCCCGCGTTGTGGAGGACGCTCTGCTTCAGGAGGTGGACGAGCGGTGTGGAAACGTGTGGGGGCGGTCGGCCTCGGAGGCGCCCTGGGAGGCATCCTCAGGCAGGCAAGCGCCACGGCCCTGAGTGCCCCAGGATCGGTGCTTCCCTGGGGGACGCTGCTTGTCAACGCCGTCGGCAGCCTGGCGCTGGGAGCCCTGATGGGGGCGGTCCTCGAAGCCGGCTGGCCGCGCCCCGGCTGGCGGGAGTTCTGGACCGTGGGGCTCCTGGGCTCTCTCACCACCTACTCCACCCTGGCGGTAGAGACGCTGCGGGTCGGGGCGAGCTCGCCTATCCTCGGCGGTCTCAACCTGGGGGGCAACCTGCTCCTTGGCCTGGCGGCGGCCTGGATCGGTCTCAGCGGCGGGAGGAACCTCGCCCTGCGCGTGCGCCACGCCCGGGGCGTGCCAAGGCCCGAGGAACTCCGAACCGGAGCGCGGTCCGCCCGGGAGGTCGCTGAATGAACCTCCGGACGCTCCTGCTGGTGGCCGTGGGGGCCGCTGCCGGCGCCCTGGCCCGCTACGCGCTGGGCGGCCTGGCGGCGCGGCGCGTCTCGAGCCGAATGCCCCTGGGAACCCTGCTGGTCAACGGCGCGGGCGGCTTCGTGGCGGGCTGGCTTGGAAGCAGCGCCTTCGTCGCGTCGCCCGCGATCGCTTCCCTGTTGGTGACGGGCTTCTGCGGGGGGCTCACCACCTTCTCCACCTTTGCGTATGAAACCGTCATCCGATTCGTCGAGGGCTCGCGCGAGGAGGCGTGGGCCAACGTCATGTGGAACGTGATGCTGACGGTCGGGGCCGCGGCCCTGGGGGGCTACCTGGCCCGGACCTGAGCGGAGCGGGTGGCAGGGACGGGGGTGGAACCGATGAAACGCCGCGCGCGAGGCAGGATCTTGCGCATCTACGTGGGTGAGTCCGACACCTGGCAAGGGGAACCGCTCTACCACGCCCTGGTGATGGCGGTCCGGCGGGAGGGCGGCGCCGGGGCCACCGTCTACCGGGGCATCGAGGGGTTCGGCGCCCACAGCACCGTCCACACCGCCCGGGTGCTCCGGCTCTCGGAGGACCTGCCCGTGGTGGTGGAGGTGGTCGACTCGGCGGAAAGGATCGAGCGGCTCGCCCGGATCCTCGAGCCCATGGTCTCCGAAGGCCTCATGGTGATCGTGGAGGACGTGCAGACCATCACCTTCTCGCGGGGCGGCCCCGAACCCACCGCGGGGTGACGCGATCAAGACACCCTCACGCGACGAAGGCATCTACTCGCCACGGCTACGTTGCAGTTCCGGAATGAGTGCGTCTTCGTCATTGAACAGCCTGCGATACGACAGTCCTACCATCAAGAGGCAGCCAATGGCCACAGCCGCCGCGATCAT comes from the Limnochorda pilosa genome and includes:
- a CDS encoding ABC transporter substrate-binding protein, which encodes MGAARRIVRARSLAPWIALALLALVGGTAGWYVWLRTPPLVVGDVEIRPNAPIDPQRTYRLELWEENVVLSGAGTTYRTSLEERVEAFRKSYPNVTVDVELFPPGEAADRLQAALASGRPPDIYGSLTPRLYDRTYQVPVERFLPKPSREGMPTFLPSAWHALSAEGHVWGWPRWVRFVTWAGHRGLLASAGLDVDRAAREGWTTPEALSVLSQVGEGRLPGLLVHPTAPDLFQGLMVAAGQGSVLEAGSLAWTREAMADAASFLLAARERARMPRSLDTAARERVTRFAQGRAGAIAPVPPQLAAHLLRTLSTEGLVLLPPPRPEGAPLQVPGEVSAYLVFRQAPYAGDGQTRLAMELARFLIQSKDAWVSAQFPAVPALTEDLAIWRDEAPWNEAAGQALLGWADAAAYASLDPAEATVEAQVESQVLAPALQELWTSNDAAAWAEKLRRTLEDQVPEPGG
- the gpr gene encoding GPR endopeptidase, which codes for MSVADDALRRLLEEAETWEALSDLALEAHQVLVKEEEPPEIPGVTVDTQEQDGVTLSRVFIESEEGARRMGKLPGHYSTLEAPELRSRSVEAEEKVGQVLAQELQRFFQGLGVGSEDEALVVGLGNWNATPDSLGPKVVGRLTITRHLHRMVPPEKRGGMRPVAAIAPGVLGLTGIETSEVIQALVDRLNPKLVICIDALAARESRRLGITIQVADTGIHPGSGVGNRRRGITPQSLGIPVLAVGVPTVVRALTLVEDGLSQMGQPTGRVAERLLAPYLNSMIVTPREVDDLVESLANVVAGGLNVALHPALDMDEVLSYLS
- a CDS encoding C45 family autoproteolytic acyltransferase/hydolase — its product is MRDWGGRVGHVSAARAVRPTMRRWIAGVLAALVVIGTGTGGWAAGPGRPGAADPAEVLPTAVEVRGERRYAGEGWLEVRDGLTVVHFKGTHRQIGAQNYLLLAQEAEQLRALFDPSVQPHEGWDRLVWAFKDAYMRTKIAPGLLRHTPEPFVEEMEGFVAAASGGRERNLLPVLLPNVFQELGIVYGCTSFAAFGVATSDGRLLHGRNLDYLPMQTVGRYGLVAIYEPEGAYPFITVTYPANVGVMQGMNVHGISVSMSYSFATSENVTADGIAFMFLLRQVLEQASTLDQAVEMIVRAPRTIGLDVLVADGKIPDARVIELAADRYQVRRPEDGLLWATNRYETPFMREVQQAGWLASEARDRRLRELLTRWRGGLDVPQAAGVLRDRGGAEARGALVGGIDNAGTIVTALFDPSRLRMWAGVVSEAGTSAEGTLHAFDLARELGLPPRSAEPLGGVPAVPVETGEERAWRAVQRAEFLQSVGEQERVRGLLEPVLADFPESEAALLLVARSYLREGDGKAAEPYLRRLVRLPRALDPYRQVEAWYWLGLIAETRGDRHEAIDAYGRALAVPLTDVAAEARFQELARDRLAGLGAEVTGREEVGGLEPGGRGGGPAETLEGLPIERITVLGAARTDAALVASRIALRPGEPFQSEAAALTQARLMQLGAFETVRVTPVPLERAGDDGRAGENGSAGASPPAGEEGPAASGTALNAVVRVHEGFGWYRDPVEWASVTAATLALEHRLGLRYENLAGRGINLEGSYGFGTSPASYHLGVELPSPPALARTLAPFQLSAAWDAATLGVVAELGGRAGDQVRSEVRQATGAAETVWTSRVRTRLGVAWRHERVEETVGGAAQALREGQEGATFARLTWSSLDTPAWPTSGYRLGLDGFYAHPLGGGGTGFGRLQAEQGLVRPMASDATWLLALKAEGGWATATTPFHRRFLPGGATGQRIAAPVLPSRAYASGGVEVLRELGPSVRVGAFAEWGAFGEEGLLGPPGQTGTTAWTAGGGLLIRYRTPIGLSVGAHVAIDREGEITWAIGL
- a CDS encoding fluoride efflux transporter FluC yields the protein MWKRVGAVGLGGALGGILRQASATALSAPGSVLPWGTLLVNAVGSLALGALMGAVLEAGWPRPGWREFWTVGLLGSLTTYSTLAVETLRVGASSPILGGLNLGGNLLLGLAAAWIGLSGGRNLALRVRHARGVPRPEELRTGARSAREVAE
- a CDS encoding fluoride efflux transporter FluC, which translates into the protein MNLRTLLLVAVGAAAGALARYALGGLAARRVSSRMPLGTLLVNGAGGFVAGWLGSSAFVASPAIASLLVTGFCGGLTTFSTFAYETVIRFVEGSREEAWANVMWNVMLTVGAAALGGYLART
- a CDS encoding DUF190 domain-containing protein, translating into MRIYVGESDTWQGEPLYHALVMAVRREGGAGATVYRGIEGFGAHSTVHTARVLRLSEDLPVVVEVVDSAERIERLARILEPMVSEGLMVIVEDVQTITFSRGGPEPTAG